A section of the Ruania halotolerans genome encodes:
- a CDS encoding lamin tail domain-containing protein has protein sequence MASRSGRFLAALTASTLAALGAVALPPALSASAATRDSVFVSEIVANNASYDNYEWLELHNPSGAAVDLADYQLAYTYGDSDDTSGDVALTIDDDVTLASGETIVLWLSYTNADGTLDSFARTEAEFRTHTGTPETARVVRITGQPGMANGGDRGIRVTAPDGDETRSFYPAGSMGNDLSTTFRLPAEAGQRSYPVLATLAEPTPGTLDPESLVPADPEPGPDPEPQPGPDPDLITAPLQVTEILPDSTNVGTADGYEFIELYNATSEPVDFSDYALTYLYPQDTTTNTNEAHWPSVPRDVTIESGGTLVLWVKNGQNDDLGDAEFNAQFGTELTLGTDLVEVFVGGMANGSPRGVEIRTNTGFGINRAYYNMTDADDTSADQGIRYAVNPEDLSLQTLVDTAPATPGAVQADQVPDGLMIVPEDTVAPVIEGGTADEIDPAEDFTLEFTLTDDVQVRTATLTLTNDVDDAPREVSLTHGPDDRYTHTVTAADLTGKSWYEYTLTITDGANEVTTEAVRVPIAGAVTDPVRLNVTDGEFVSGTTTISAAGETYPPELELSIDDAPVSTEPSLEDAPLFVFEVSQTDFYFRNGVRIGEDVLFIFDEGTYSNTETMSTPVPLEYLTQGEDVTVSVWAGTKAAPEIDENENNDDFVISGMRLILPDGRTLTPAGYDDPNQTIAMGDSTGKHDFYDSVFTLPDDAYTALAHEWDTTAVADGEHTVRAIDGDDEASAAVLVDNTAPQVTPSVNDGQTYQGEIVLDAQVSDGAGAGVESTTATLDGEQIELPHTTSSVELEAGDHELIIEAADGVGNVTESVTTFVVPDEEPLGTGTAPADGAQVPAGDVTLTATVSDPTGDPLDVQFRQGYRYELGDDEVTASQGTTRDAAAIERDGAVLATADLSTQAGLDPVTSSTALPYTQFDVQVPAEAGDAADVRLAWEGTANADSQVILYALSADGAAWVEVDRHHTQADGEEISLGGTVAAGDHATEGAVTVLVQHSEGFAGADLSDRDDTVEPYHPDDTPRSEYDFTIGWESDTQYYNEEFYEHQVAIHDYLLGQREDMNLQYVIHTGDIVDEYDQPYQWENADPQYARFDEAALPYGVLAGNHDVGNQLADYSVYSEYFGEDRFSGNPWYGESFQDNRGHYDLISAGGIDFLMLYMGWDPGQDAIDWMNEVLARHPERVAIVNLHEFMLTTGGLGPIPQQIMDEVVATNPNVRMVFSGHYHDAFTRIDGFDDDGDGVEDRNVYSMLFDYQGLPEGGLGYLRMLQFDNDGEQMRVRTFSPSEDRYNSDDPNLLGSGEDPYEFQDFEVSYDELRIDPDVKELVTDSFTAEVLGETVIASFEDVATDGSQVGAASADGQRSVARMPIPHPDGSMTLSATWTLTEPGEYGWFVESADDNGGVNTSAVRTFVVVGSDGSSSDGSDDAGSDGSGSDGSGSDGSGSDGSGSDGSGSDGTGADGTGSDGSGSNGTGADGSDSSDGQSAGDGDLATTGPGPMLALLSAAAALVFVGAVIRRRQLRTA, from the coding sequence GTGGCCAGCAGATCGGGCCGGTTCCTCGCCGCCCTCACCGCATCGACACTCGCCGCTCTCGGCGCCGTCGCCCTCCCCCCGGCGCTCTCCGCGAGCGCCGCCACCCGCGACTCGGTGTTCGTGTCCGAGATCGTGGCGAACAACGCCAGCTACGACAACTACGAGTGGCTCGAGCTGCACAACCCCTCCGGCGCGGCGGTCGATCTCGCCGACTACCAATTGGCTTACACCTACGGTGACTCCGACGACACCAGCGGCGACGTCGCGCTGACCATCGACGACGACGTCACTCTCGCCTCCGGTGAGACGATCGTGCTCTGGCTCAGCTACACCAATGCAGATGGCACGCTCGACTCGTTCGCCCGGACTGAGGCCGAGTTCCGCACCCACACCGGCACCCCGGAGACCGCTCGCGTGGTCCGGATCACCGGCCAGCCCGGGATGGCCAATGGTGGCGACCGGGGCATCCGGGTGACCGCTCCCGATGGCGATGAGACCCGCTCCTTCTACCCGGCCGGATCGATGGGCAACGATCTGAGCACCACATTCCGGCTTCCCGCCGAGGCGGGCCAGCGGTCCTATCCGGTCCTGGCCACCCTGGCTGAGCCCACGCCCGGAACGCTCGACCCGGAGAGCCTCGTTCCCGCCGACCCGGAACCGGGGCCCGATCCGGAACCTCAGCCCGGACCCGATCCGGACCTGATCACGGCGCCGCTGCAGGTGACCGAGATCCTGCCCGACTCCACGAACGTGGGCACCGCGGACGGGTACGAATTCATCGAGCTGTACAACGCCACCTCCGAACCGGTGGACTTCTCCGACTACGCCCTGACCTACCTGTACCCGCAGGACACCACCACGAACACCAACGAGGCGCACTGGCCGAGCGTGCCCCGTGACGTCACGATCGAATCGGGCGGCACGCTGGTGCTGTGGGTCAAGAACGGGCAGAACGATGACCTCGGCGATGCCGAGTTCAACGCCCAGTTCGGGACCGAGCTGACCCTGGGCACCGACCTGGTGGAGGTCTTCGTCGGCGGGATGGCCAACGGCTCTCCCCGTGGCGTCGAGATCCGCACCAACACCGGCTTCGGGATCAACCGTGCCTACTACAACATGACCGATGCGGATGACACCTCGGCTGACCAGGGCATCCGGTACGCGGTGAACCCCGAGGACCTGAGCCTGCAGACGCTCGTGGACACGGCCCCCGCGACTCCGGGAGCCGTGCAGGCGGACCAGGTGCCGGATGGGCTGATGATCGTGCCGGAGGACACCGTCGCGCCGGTGATCGAGGGTGGCACGGCCGACGAGATCGACCCGGCCGAGGACTTCACGCTCGAATTCACCCTCACCGACGATGTCCAGGTACGCACCGCCACCTTGACGCTGACCAACGACGTAGACGACGCACCCCGAGAGGTCTCACTCACCCACGGCCCGGATGACCGCTACACCCATACGGTCACCGCCGCCGATCTGACCGGGAAGAGCTGGTACGAGTACACCCTCACCATCACCGACGGCGCCAACGAGGTGACCACCGAGGCGGTGCGCGTTCCGATCGCCGGGGCCGTGACGGACCCGGTACGGCTGAACGTGACCGACGGCGAGTTCGTCTCCGGCACCACCACGATCTCCGCCGCGGGCGAGACCTACCCGCCCGAGCTGGAGCTCTCGATCGATGACGCGCCCGTGTCCACCGAGCCGAGCCTGGAGGATGCGCCGCTGTTCGTGTTCGAGGTCTCCCAGACCGACTTCTACTTCCGCAATGGCGTCCGCATCGGTGAGGACGTGTTGTTCATCTTCGACGAGGGCACCTACTCCAATACGGAGACCATGTCCACGCCGGTGCCCCTGGAGTACCTCACTCAGGGTGAGGACGTCACCGTGAGCGTGTGGGCGGGCACCAAGGCCGCGCCCGAGATCGACGAGAACGAGAACAACGACGACTTCGTGATCTCCGGGATGCGGCTGATCCTGCCGGATGGGCGCACCTTGACCCCGGCTGGGTACGACGATCCGAACCAGACCATCGCCATGGGTGATTCCACCGGCAAGCACGACTTCTACGATTCCGTCTTCACTCTCCCCGACGACGCCTACACCGCGCTCGCGCACGAGTGGGACACCACCGCCGTCGCTGACGGTGAGCACACGGTGCGTGCGATCGACGGTGACGACGAGGCCAGTGCCGCGGTGCTGGTGGACAACACCGCGCCCCAGGTGACGCCGTCGGTCAACGATGGTCAGACCTACCAGGGCGAGATCGTGCTGGACGCGCAGGTCAGCGACGGCGCGGGCGCCGGAGTCGAATCCACCACCGCCACCCTCGACGGCGAGCAGATCGAGCTCCCGCACACCACGTCCTCGGTGGAGCTGGAGGCCGGGGACCACGAGCTGATCATCGAAGCCGCCGACGGCGTGGGGAACGTGACCGAGTCCGTCACCACGTTCGTGGTACCGGACGAGGAGCCGCTCGGGACCGGGACGGCTCCGGCCGACGGCGCGCAGGTGCCGGCCGGTGACGTCACACTGACCGCCACTGTGTCCGACCCGACGGGTGACCCGCTGGATGTGCAGTTCCGGCAGGGCTACCGTTACGAGCTCGGCGATGACGAGGTCACCGCCAGCCAGGGCACCACGCGCGATGCGGCGGCCATCGAGCGGGACGGTGCGGTACTTGCCACCGCGGATCTGTCCACGCAGGCAGGTCTGGACCCGGTGACGTCCTCGACCGCGCTGCCGTACACGCAGTTCGACGTGCAGGTGCCCGCCGAGGCGGGCGACGCAGCCGATGTGCGCCTGGCCTGGGAGGGAACGGCGAACGCCGATTCCCAGGTGATCCTGTACGCGCTGTCTGCCGACGGCGCAGCATGGGTGGAGGTGGATCGTCACCACACGCAGGCCGATGGTGAGGAGATCTCCCTGGGCGGGACGGTCGCCGCCGGCGATCACGCCACCGAGGGGGCCGTGACGGTGCTGGTTCAGCACTCCGAGGGCTTCGCCGGTGCGGACCTCAGCGACCGGGACGACACCGTGGAGCCGTACCACCCGGATGACACCCCGCGCAGTGAGTACGACTTCACCATTGGGTGGGAGTCGGATACGCAGTACTACAACGAGGAGTTCTACGAGCACCAGGTAGCGATCCACGACTACCTGCTGGGTCAGCGCGAGGACATGAACCTGCAGTACGTCATCCACACCGGTGACATCGTCGATGAGTACGACCAGCCCTACCAGTGGGAGAACGCCGATCCGCAGTACGCGCGCTTCGACGAGGCAGCTCTGCCCTACGGTGTGCTGGCCGGCAACCACGATGTGGGCAACCAGCTCGCCGACTACTCGGTCTACAGCGAGTACTTCGGTGAAGATCGGTTCTCCGGGAACCCCTGGTACGGGGAATCCTTCCAGGACAACCGCGGGCACTACGACCTGATCAGTGCCGGTGGGATCGACTTCCTGATGCTGTACATGGGCTGGGACCCGGGCCAGGATGCGATCGACTGGATGAACGAGGTGCTCGCGCGCCACCCCGAGCGAGTCGCCATCGTGAACCTGCACGAGTTCATGCTCACCACCGGTGGGCTGGGCCCGATCCCGCAGCAGATCATGGACGAGGTGGTGGCCACCAACCCGAACGTGAGGATGGTCTTCTCCGGGCACTACCACGACGCCTTCACCCGGATCGATGGCTTCGACGATGACGGCGACGGCGTCGAGGACCGGAACGTGTACTCGATGCTGTTCGACTACCAGGGGCTGCCCGAAGGCGGTCTGGGCTACCTGCGGATGTTGCAGTTCGACAATGACGGCGAGCAGATGCGCGTGCGCACCTTCTCCCCCTCGGAGGACCGCTACAACTCGGACGACCCGAACCTGCTCGGCTCAGGCGAGGACCCCTACGAGTTCCAGGACTTCGAGGTGTCCTACGACGAACTCCGCATCGATCCGGACGTCAAGGAACTGGTGACCGACTCCTTCACCGCGGAGGTGCTCGGCGAGACCGTGATCGCCTCCTTCGAGGACGTCGCCACCGATGGGAGCCAGGTAGGCGCAGCGAGCGCCGATGGTCAGCGGTCCGTGGCACGGATGCCGATCCCCCACCCCGACGGCAGCATGACGCTCTCGGCCACGTGGACGCTCACCGAACCGGGCGAGTACGGCTGGTTCGTGGAGTCGGCCGACGACAACGGCGGTGTGAACACCTCTGCGGTGCGCACCTTCGTGGTGGTCGGCTCGGACGGGTCCAGCAGTGACGGTTCCGACGACGCCGGTTCGGACGGCTCAGGTTCAGATGGCTCGGGGTCGGACGGCTCAGGTTCAGACGGGTCTGGTTCAGACGGGTCTGGTTCAGACGGCACCGGTGCTGACGGCACTGGGTCTGACGGGTCTGGTTCAAACGGCACCGGTGCTGACGGGTCGGACTCCTCCGACGGCCAATCCGCCGGTGACGGCGACCTGGCAACCACCGGTCCGGGACCGATGCTGGCGCTGCTGAGCGCGGCCGCCGCCCTGGTGTTCGTGGGCGCCGTGATCCGACGGCGCCAGCTCCGCACAGCCTGA
- a CDS encoding DUF1540 domain-containing protein, with protein MSSLAEMPTVSECSVEGCSYNDHSHCHAAAVTIAGSPGDAHCATFIPLSSKGGLDKVISHVGACQRADCSHNSSLECTASSVRVGAGTDEADCLTYDPQ; from the coding sequence ATGAGTTCCCTCGCAGAAATGCCCACTGTCTCCGAATGTTCAGTTGAAGGCTGCTCCTACAACGATCACTCGCACTGTCACGCCGCTGCGGTCACCATCGCCGGTTCCCCGGGGGACGCGCACTGCGCCACGTTCATCCCGTTGAGTTCGAAAGGCGGTCTGGACAAGGTGATCTCCCATGTGGGCGCGTGCCAGCGCGCCGACTGTTCGCACAATTCCTCACTCGAATGCACGGCCAGTTCTGTCCGTGTGGGTGCAGGTACCGATGAAGCGGATTGCCTGACCTACGACCCGCAGTGA
- a CDS encoding pirin family protein → MSNVEARPTEVVCAANDASDGPAQVRVLEPRAVPLGGPRAMSVRRTLPQRALSLIGAWCFVDHYGPDDVARSGGMDVAPHPHTGLQTVSWLFSGQIEHRDSAGHIATVNPGVLSLMTAGSGISHSERSTPETTTLHGVQLWVALPERERFGGRGFDTYEPPVVRGDGYSAQVFLGSAFGDTSPVATATELLGAELRLDPGAQVSLTPSGMFELGVLVDDGEVVADGVRVAPDHLAFREACADPMALVAGEHGARLLVIGGPAFGEQIVMWWNFVGRSHEEIVSFRAAWQAEIGAAQAMPGTAEPAISPETPGAGHGVPRTHFDLPEDPGDPLPAPTLPPVRIKPRGAG, encoded by the coding sequence ATGAGCAATGTGGAAGCCCGGCCCACCGAAGTGGTGTGTGCGGCCAACGATGCCAGCGACGGTCCCGCGCAGGTGCGCGTGCTCGAGCCACGTGCCGTGCCGCTCGGGGGCCCACGCGCAATGTCCGTCCGGCGGACTCTCCCACAGCGCGCTCTCTCACTGATCGGGGCGTGGTGTTTCGTTGACCACTACGGTCCTGATGATGTGGCTCGCAGCGGCGGGATGGACGTGGCACCGCATCCGCACACCGGCTTGCAGACGGTCAGTTGGCTGTTCTCCGGGCAGATCGAGCACCGGGACTCGGCGGGGCATATCGCCACGGTGAACCCCGGTGTGCTCAGCCTGATGACCGCGGGGTCCGGGATCAGTCACTCCGAACGTTCTACCCCTGAGACCACCACCCTGCACGGGGTGCAACTGTGGGTCGCGCTGCCGGAGCGGGAGCGCTTCGGTGGCCGCGGATTCGACACCTACGAGCCACCGGTCGTGCGCGGAGACGGGTACTCCGCGCAGGTCTTCCTCGGCAGTGCGTTCGGGGATACCTCACCGGTTGCCACGGCTACGGAGCTGCTCGGCGCCGAGCTCCGGCTGGACCCCGGGGCGCAGGTGAGCCTCACGCCGTCGGGAATGTTCGAGCTGGGCGTGCTGGTGGATGACGGCGAGGTGGTGGCCGACGGCGTTCGGGTGGCCCCCGATCACCTCGCCTTCCGCGAGGCGTGCGCTGATCCGATGGCCCTGGTAGCAGGGGAGCACGGGGCGCGTCTGCTCGTGATCGGGGGGCCTGCGTTCGGTGAGCAAATCGTCATGTGGTGGAACTTCGTGGGCCGCAGCCATGAGGAGATCGTCTCCTTCCGAGCGGCGTGGCAGGCGGAGATCGGCGCCGCGCAGGCTATGCCGGGGACGGCCGAGCCGGCGATCTCGCCGGAAACGCCGGGGGCAGGTCACGGGGTGCCCCGCACCCACTTCGACCTTCCCGAGGATCCCGGCGATCCGCTTCCGGCGCCCACGCTGCCGCCGGTGCGGATCAAGCCGCGCGGCGCGGGCTGA
- a CDS encoding SDR family oxidoreductase, translated as MTHHAHIENVPAQQQEWPGRTADMDPQPDHGETSYTGRARLEGKKALITGGDSGIGRATAIAFAKEGAHVAIAYLPQEQEDAEATRAAVESAGVDCVLLPTDQRTEQANNELAAAALEALGGIDILVNNAAFQMGQPGGIVDIPSGQLERVFETNMFATFWLTKALVPHLQAGASIIVTTSIQAYSPSEQLLDYAASKSALNNFMVNLASELGPQGIRVNAVAPGPIWTPLIPSTFDEEKVEGFGSDTPLGRPGQPIEVAAASVFLASDDASYVSGTVLGVTGGKPVF; from the coding sequence ATGACCCATCACGCGCACATCGAGAACGTCCCAGCACAGCAACAGGAGTGGCCCGGCCGCACGGCTGATATGGACCCACAGCCCGATCACGGCGAGACCAGTTACACCGGAAGGGCACGCCTTGAGGGGAAGAAGGCGCTGATCACCGGCGGTGACTCAGGTATCGGGCGAGCCACAGCCATCGCCTTTGCGAAGGAAGGCGCCCACGTGGCGATCGCCTACCTTCCGCAGGAGCAGGAGGACGCCGAGGCCACCCGGGCGGCAGTGGAGAGTGCAGGCGTCGATTGCGTGCTCCTGCCCACCGACCAGCGCACCGAGCAGGCCAACAATGAACTGGCCGCGGCCGCACTGGAGGCGCTCGGCGGCATCGACATCCTGGTGAACAATGCGGCCTTCCAAATGGGCCAGCCTGGCGGGATTGTCGATATCCCGAGCGGACAGTTGGAGCGCGTCTTCGAAACCAATATGTTCGCCACATTCTGGTTGACCAAGGCATTGGTGCCGCACCTGCAGGCGGGCGCGAGCATCATCGTCACCACGTCGATCCAGGCCTACAGCCCATCCGAGCAGCTCCTGGACTACGCCGCCAGCAAGTCCGCGCTGAACAACTTCATGGTCAACCTGGCCTCGGAGTTGGGGCCGCAGGGCATCCGGGTGAATGCGGTGGCACCGGGACCGATCTGGACCCCGCTGATCCCCAGCACATTCGACGAGGAGAAGGTGGAAGGATTCGGCTCCGACACACCGCTGGGTCGACCGGGGCAACCGATCGAGGTTGCTGCCGCCTCGGTCTTCCTGGCCTCCGACGACGCCAGCTACGTCAGCGGAACCGTCCTCGGCGTGACCGGGGGCAAGCCCGTCTTCTGA
- a CDS encoding mycothione reductase has product MPHVDLLLIGTGSGNSILSEEFAGRTVAIVERGTFGGTCLNVGCIPTKMFVHTADVAATPGSSSRFGVDETLDQVRWADIRDRIFGRIDPIAAGGLEYRTSHQDNAHVQVYQGTARFTGERRVQVTPNDGGPEVEVTADQVVVAAGGRPFIPAIDGLADIDFHTSDTIMRLDRLPRHLTVLGGGFVGSELAHVFSSLGVAVTVINRSEALLRGEDEEVSARFTEIASEHWDVRLNTRVRSAASHGTAIHLELEGPDGSTTLETDELLVAVGRVPNSDLLDATAGGLGVNPAGLLVVDEYQRTTVDGVWALGDICSPWQLKHVANHEARIVQHNLLHPDRLRASDHRYVPHAVFSSPQVASVGLTEKQARAQGIDISVARQAYADIAYGWAMEDTTGFAKLVAEKGTGRLLGAHIIGPQAPTLIQTLIQAMSFDQDVREVARGQYWIHPAMPELVENALLQLD; this is encoded by the coding sequence GTGCCCCACGTCGACCTGCTCTTGATCGGCACCGGATCGGGCAACTCGATCCTCTCCGAGGAGTTCGCCGGCCGCACGGTGGCCATCGTGGAGCGTGGAACATTCGGGGGTACCTGTCTGAACGTCGGATGCATCCCGACGAAGATGTTCGTGCACACCGCCGATGTGGCGGCCACGCCTGGATCCTCGTCCCGGTTCGGCGTGGACGAGACGCTGGATCAGGTGCGCTGGGCTGACATCCGCGATCGTATCTTCGGCCGCATCGACCCGATCGCCGCCGGTGGCCTGGAGTACCGCACCTCGCATCAGGACAATGCGCACGTGCAGGTGTACCAGGGAACTGCGAGGTTCACCGGTGAACGCCGGGTACAGGTCACCCCCAACGACGGCGGTCCTGAGGTGGAGGTGACGGCTGACCAGGTTGTGGTGGCGGCAGGTGGGCGACCCTTCATCCCGGCCATCGACGGCTTGGCCGATATCGACTTCCATACCAGTGACACGATCATGCGCCTCGATCGGTTGCCGCGGCACCTGACAGTTCTTGGCGGCGGTTTCGTCGGCTCGGAACTCGCTCACGTGTTCTCCTCGCTCGGCGTCGCAGTCACGGTGATCAACCGCTCGGAGGCGTTACTGCGGGGTGAGGATGAGGAGGTGTCGGCGCGCTTCACGGAGATCGCCTCGGAGCACTGGGACGTGCGACTGAACACCCGCGTGCGCAGCGCTGCTTCGCACGGCACCGCGATCCACCTCGAGTTGGAAGGACCTGACGGGTCGACCACGCTTGAGACCGACGAACTACTGGTGGCCGTCGGGCGTGTGCCGAATTCCGATCTGCTGGATGCCACGGCCGGTGGTCTGGGAGTGAACCCCGCCGGACTGCTCGTGGTGGATGAGTACCAGCGCACGACGGTCGACGGTGTCTGGGCTCTCGGCGACATCTGCTCCCCGTGGCAACTCAAGCATGTGGCCAACCACGAGGCCAGGATCGTCCAGCACAACCTGCTGCACCCGGACCGGCTCCGCGCAAGCGACCATCGGTACGTGCCGCACGCGGTCTTCTCCTCGCCCCAGGTCGCCTCGGTCGGCCTCACCGAGAAGCAGGCGCGCGCCCAGGGCATCGACATCTCGGTCGCGCGCCAGGCGTACGCCGATATCGCCTATGGCTGGGCCATGGAGGACACCACCGGGTTCGCCAAACTGGTGGCGGAGAAGGGGACTGGTCGCCTCCTCGGGGCGCACATCATCGGCCCGCAGGCCCCCACGCTGATTCAGACGCTGATTCAGGCGATGAGCTTCGATCAGGATGTACGTGAGGTGGCCCGGGGGCAGTACTGGATCCACCCGGCCATGCCTGAATTGGTGGAGAACGCGCTGCTCCAGCTCGACTGA
- a CDS encoding YbjQ family protein yields the protein MIVVTTNEIPGYRIDAVMGEVMGLTVRAANAGQNFVASFRSIGGGEVTEYTQLVYESRQEVMNRMVTEAQRRGANAVIGMRFDTGDIAQAFSEVCAYGTAVYAVPLGEDEEGHTKQSAQVAAQATSASTPQGPGASQPPPAAGYGAQAPAAQQPPAPQAGYAEQPGYGQQPPPPPSGYGQNPYQ from the coding sequence ATGATCGTTGTGACCACGAATGAGATCCCTGGCTACCGCATCGACGCCGTGATGGGCGAGGTGATGGGCTTGACCGTGCGCGCCGCCAATGCCGGTCAGAACTTCGTTGCGAGCTTCCGCTCGATCGGCGGTGGCGAGGTGACCGAGTACACCCAACTCGTCTACGAGAGCCGCCAGGAGGTCATGAACCGGATGGTCACCGAGGCGCAGCGCCGTGGCGCGAACGCTGTGATCGGGATGCGGTTCGACACCGGCGACATTGCTCAGGCATTTTCCGAGGTGTGCGCCTACGGTACGGCGGTCTACGCCGTTCCACTGGGTGAGGATGAGGAGGGGCACACCAAGCAGTCTGCGCAGGTGGCCGCGCAGGCCACCTCGGCGTCGACGCCTCAAGGGCCCGGCGCCTCGCAGCCGCCCCCGGCCGCCGGATACGGGGCTCAGGCGCCGGCAGCGCAGCAGCCGCCGGCACCCCAAGCGGGATACGCCGAGCAGCCCGGCTACGGCCAGCAGCCGCCCCCGCCGCCATCCGGGTACGGTCAGAACCCCTACCAGTAG
- a CDS encoding Gfo/Idh/MocA family protein: protein MSQQVRVGIIGYGAQGSTYARMLAEGSIAGATLGAVADHDHARRSLVAEEHPGTPLFEEYLDLLGSGAVDAVVTTVPHYLHPEVAIAALEAGLHVLVEKPAGVYTAQVRELNEFAATKPDLTFAIMFNQRTNPLYRKIKEIVDAGEIGAIRRSNWIITTWWRPQGYYEQSAWRATWGGEGGGVLVNQAPHQLDLWQWICGVPKSVVAKAGFGFRRDIAVEDEVTALVDYGDGATGVFITATHDLVGTDRFEILGDKGKIVVEGSATATVTRLVKDEREISDGVPAEDVRKMFRGELGLAEMQETETLSFDSAWGSQHGEVLRNFAANIRGEEPLLAPGSDGMNGVRLANAIHLSAWLGREVPLDFDESQYLEELNARIRAEGKFPERAG from the coding sequence GTGTCGCAACAGGTCAGGGTCGGGATCATCGGTTACGGCGCCCAGGGATCGACCTATGCCCGGATGCTCGCCGAGGGCTCGATTGCGGGAGCCACCCTCGGGGCCGTCGCCGATCATGACCACGCCCGCCGCTCGCTCGTGGCCGAGGAGCACCCGGGAACCCCGTTGTTCGAGGAGTACCTGGACCTCCTTGGCAGTGGTGCCGTGGACGCCGTGGTCACCACAGTCCCGCACTACCTGCATCCCGAGGTGGCGATCGCCGCCCTGGAAGCTGGGCTGCACGTGCTGGTGGAGAAGCCTGCCGGCGTCTACACGGCACAGGTGCGAGAGCTGAACGAGTTCGCCGCCACCAAGCCGGACCTCACCTTCGCGATCATGTTCAACCAGCGCACCAACCCGCTGTACCGGAAGATCAAGGAGATCGTGGACGCGGGGGAGATCGGTGCGATCCGCCGCTCGAACTGGATCATCACCACGTGGTGGCGCCCGCAGGGCTACTACGAGCAGAGCGCGTGGCGTGCCACCTGGGGTGGCGAGGGCGGCGGCGTCCTGGTGAACCAGGCCCCGCACCAGCTGGATCTGTGGCAGTGGATCTGCGGTGTGCCGAAGTCCGTGGTGGCCAAGGCGGGCTTCGGGTTCCGTCGCGACATCGCCGTCGAAGACGAGGTGACCGCCCTGGTGGACTACGGTGACGGCGCCACCGGGGTGTTCATCACGGCGACCCACGACCTGGTCGGCACCGACCGCTTCGAGATCCTCGGCGACAAGGGCAAGATCGTCGTGGAGGGTTCCGCGACCGCCACCGTGACCCGACTGGTCAAGGACGAGCGGGAGATCAGCGATGGCGTGCCCGCCGAGGACGTGCGCAAGATGTTCCGGGGCGAACTCGGACTCGCGGAAATGCAGGAGACCGAGACCCTCTCGTTCGACTCCGCGTGGGGCTCCCAGCACGGTGAGGTGCTACGCAACTTCGCCGCGAATATCCGGGGGGAAGAACCACTCCTTGCGCCTGGCTCGGACGGGATGAACGGTGTGCGGTTGGCCAACGCCATCCACCTCTCCGCCTGGCTCGGCCGCGAGGTACCGCTCGACTTCGACGAGAGCCAGTACCTGGAGGAGTTGAACGCACGCATCCGCGCCGAGGGGAAGTTCCCCGAGCGGGCCGGATGA
- a CDS encoding LacI family DNA-binding transcriptional regulator, whose product MPDPQPRPTIMDVARQAGVSKSLVSLALRGDPGVSASSRDRIRTIATDLGYHSNRLARALARGRSQLVGVVLNDLHSDHHTDVVAGLEDAAAERGIEILIAHGRRDPATLAQRIDSLAALGTDGIVVVSALLDSAELERAAARYPLVQVGRPNEVGSAVAAVYNDDEHGTFLALEHLRAHGHERIAHLTGSPRAAAQARRRAYLELMIRDGLNPAVFEDAARLIDFVRSAPETAPTAVYCATDRRAVEVVGVALDAGLHLPADLSVVGYDNSDVARLVRPQVTSLDQPRLLIGQRALQLLEDVIGGAAPRIDVVEPSLVVRSSVGPPRS is encoded by the coding sequence ATGCCCGACCCCCAGCCCCGTCCCACGATCATGGACGTGGCGCGGCAGGCGGGAGTGTCAAAGTCACTCGTCTCGCTAGCGCTACGCGGCGACCCGGGGGTCAGCGCCAGTTCCCGGGACCGGATCCGCACCATCGCCACCGATCTCGGCTATCACTCCAATCGACTGGCCCGGGCCCTCGCTCGAGGGCGGAGCCAGCTCGTCGGCGTGGTACTCAACGATCTGCACAGTGACCACCACACCGATGTGGTGGCCGGGCTGGAGGACGCAGCTGCCGAACGCGGCATCGAGATCCTCATCGCCCACGGGCGCCGCGACCCGGCAACCCTGGCCCAGCGGATCGACTCCCTCGCTGCACTCGGCACCGACGGCATCGTGGTGGTCTCGGCACTGCTGGACTCAGCAGAGCTGGAGCGAGCAGCGGCTCGTTACCCTCTCGTCCAGGTGGGCCGGCCGAACGAGGTGGGCTCCGCCGTCGCCGCTGTGTACAACGATGACGAACACGGCACATTCCTCGCCCTGGAGCACCTGCGGGCGCACGGGCACGAACGGATCGCGCACCTGACGGGCTCGCCGCGCGCGGCGGCGCAGGCACGGCGTCGGGCCTACCTCGAACTGATGATCCGCGACGGGCTGAACCCGGCCGTCTTCGAGGACGCCGCCCGTCTCATCGATTTCGTCCGCTCGGCGCCGGAGACTGCGCCGACGGCGGTGTACTGCGCGACAGACCGGCGCGCCGTGGAGGTTGTGGGGGTGGCGCTCGACGCCGGACTCCACCTGCCAGCGGACCTGTCCGTGGTCGGATACGACAACAGCGATGTGGCGCGACTGGTGCGGCCCCAAGTGACGAGTCTCGATCAACCACGACTGCTGATCGGGCAGCGTGCGCTGCAACTCCTCGAGGACGTCATCGGCGGTGCGGCACCCCGGATCGACGTGGTGGAACCGAGTCTCGTGGTGCGCAGCTCGGTGGGACCGCCGCGGTCCTGA